A part of Pseudoalteromonas arctica A 37-1-2 genomic DNA contains:
- a CDS encoding PKD domain-containing protein has translation MKWKLLILITALFTLVACGSGGSDSKTVTKPVSTNTKPIAVITTEQSGFKVNTTLVFSAAQSSDPDGDALTYQWQLTSKNEQVEIPITVNNESTVEFSVSEAQEYQLVLTVSDGKLSSAPAQKQFTATANTQLIANAGSTQTVKQGDVVLLNGAQSNTTSGVINQYKWQFITKPVASNATLENATQVKSQFVADEIGEFKVELTVTDSQGDTASTVVLIKSESLNSNSSPQAVINLENQTISPNKVVTLYGNQSTDPDKNDTLSYAWAITAKPQGSTPALSNMQNHTAGFSASTAGDYALSLTVTDQQDESDTASVILTVTTSNKAPVATLESERDLTLNESTTLQCQQCSDPDGDTLSYNWQLQAKPLNSTSQLTNNTSAMPSIVADKEGDYVVRLTVSDGQLSSNQATSALHASSNKKPITLVTYETSITVDEQVLLDASTSYDPEGQPLSYQWEIISSQGQATLSSNTISKPTFSASVEGQVVISLRTNDGVQFSDTKTLTIDVIQNALPVISFTGEQSRYDVVGNAVKFDVSQSYDPEGTSLDYAWTLSAPSGSSTSLSNTNQSITEFIADMTGSYTLTVVATDADGFSKSVQFSITVTNSAQLTGRIKGQLTNVQKAAISNAQLTINGQQYSTNTNGFFDEEVNLAQGEKITITTADQRLAAGEYNSVAITQSNFTVDIGQNSMPVLQAVEVSVFVCAEFSGPDTINLRFNMVDTLLASDSFQFSFDQTKPLALQKSGSTYLDSELDIDLPASAEFEVTVIETSVENTISSNITIYHSNSGQPSSAIISICNI, from the coding sequence ATGAAATGGAAGTTATTAATTTTAATTACTGCTTTATTCACCCTCGTAGCTTGTGGCTCTGGAGGATCAGACTCCAAAACAGTAACTAAACCAGTCAGTACTAACACAAAGCCTATTGCAGTTATTACTACCGAGCAATCGGGATTTAAAGTAAATACCACCCTCGTTTTTAGCGCAGCACAAAGTAGCGACCCCGATGGCGATGCACTCACCTATCAATGGCAATTAACCAGCAAAAACGAACAAGTAGAAATACCGATTACGGTTAATAATGAAAGTACCGTTGAGTTTTCGGTATCTGAAGCACAAGAGTACCAATTAGTATTAACCGTGAGTGACGGTAAGCTTTCAAGCGCACCTGCACAAAAACAATTCACCGCTACTGCAAATACCCAACTAATTGCTAACGCAGGTAGCACACAAACCGTTAAGCAAGGTGATGTTGTCCTTTTAAATGGCGCGCAAAGTAACACAACCAGCGGCGTAATTAATCAATACAAATGGCAATTTATTACTAAGCCTGTAGCAAGTAATGCAACGCTTGAAAATGCGACTCAAGTTAAAAGCCAGTTTGTTGCCGACGAAATAGGCGAGTTTAAAGTTGAGCTTACCGTTACTGATTCACAAGGTGATACAGCAAGCACTGTCGTACTTATAAAAAGTGAATCGCTTAATTCTAACTCATCACCACAAGCGGTTATAAACCTAGAAAATCAAACAATTTCTCCAAATAAAGTTGTGACGCTTTATGGTAACCAAAGTACTGATCCCGATAAAAACGATACACTTAGTTATGCGTGGGCAATTACAGCAAAACCCCAGGGCAGCACGCCAGCTCTTTCAAACATGCAAAATCATACCGCTGGGTTTTCAGCGTCTACAGCTGGAGATTACGCGCTTTCACTCACCGTTACCGATCAACAAGACGAAAGTGATACCGCATCAGTTATTTTAACTGTTACCACAAGTAATAAAGCCCCAGTTGCAACACTTGAATCCGAACGTGATCTTACGTTAAACGAATCAACCACTTTGCAGTGCCAACAATGTAGCGACCCAGACGGAGATACGCTGAGTTATAACTGGCAGTTACAAGCCAAGCCTTTAAATAGTACATCACAACTAACTAACAACACATCAGCAATGCCCTCTATTGTTGCCGATAAAGAAGGCGACTACGTTGTAAGGCTTACAGTGTCTGATGGGCAATTAAGTTCAAACCAAGCAACCTCAGCACTGCATGCCAGTAGCAATAAAAAGCCTATTACTTTAGTAACTTATGAAACCTCCATAACGGTTGATGAACAAGTTTTACTTGATGCCTCAACTAGTTACGATCCAGAAGGCCAGCCACTAAGCTACCAATGGGAAATCATTTCGTCGCAAGGCCAAGCAACGCTTAGCAGTAATACAATATCAAAACCAACGTTTAGCGCATCAGTAGAGGGGCAAGTCGTTATTTCGTTACGCACTAACGATGGCGTGCAGTTCTCTGACACAAAAACCCTAACAATTGATGTAATACAAAACGCATTGCCAGTAATTAGCTTCACGGGGGAGCAATCACGCTACGATGTAGTGGGCAATGCAGTTAAATTTGATGTAAGCCAAAGTTACGACCCAGAAGGAACCTCTCTCGATTACGCTTGGACGCTATCAGCCCCTTCAGGCTCGAGTACCAGCTTAAGCAATACAAACCAAAGTATTACCGAATTTATCGCCGATATGACAGGTAGTTACACGCTAACCGTTGTAGCAACTGATGCAGATGGCTTTTCAAAAAGTGTGCAATTTTCAATTACAGTAACTAACTCTGCACAACTTACCGGTCGTATTAAAGGGCAACTCACTAATGTGCAAAAAGCGGCTATAAGCAATGCACAGCTAACAATTAATGGACAGCAATACAGCACCAACACAAATGGCTTTTTTGATGAAGAGGTTAATTTAGCGCAAGGTGAAAAAATAACGATAACAACAGCAGATCAAAGGCTTGCAGCTGGGGAATATAACTCTGTAGCAATTACGCAAAGCAACTTTACTGTGGATATAGGCCAAAATAGCATGCCCGTTTTACAAGCTGTTGAGGTTTCGGTATTTGTGTGTGCTGAGTTTTCAGGCCCCGACACCATTAACCTACGCTTTAACATGGTAGATACACTTTTAGCGTCAGATAGCTTTCAATTTAGCTTTGATCAAACCAAACCACTTGCTTTGCAAAAAAGCGGAAGTACTTACCTCGATAGCGAATTGGATATCGACCTACCTGCATCAGCCGAATTTGAAGTAACAGTAATTGAAACAAGCGTTGAAAATACAATCAGCTCAAACATTACTATTTACCATTCTAATTCAGGCCAACCAAGCTCAGCAATTATAAGTATTTGTAATATTTAG